A DNA window from Bifidobacteriaceae bacterium contains the following coding sequences:
- a CDS encoding DUF5709 domain-containing protein, translating into MDRFTDAPEDPPFDLYQDTPEDLLTPGDLDPLDTDYDPPDREPVAAKRLWEEGDHETLDERLADEEPEVWDIDAELVDTRRTGRLEAVESGRVADVFAQDDGLDGLGASAEEAAVHYES; encoded by the coding sequence ATGGACCGTTTCACTGACGCACCCGAGGATCCGCCCTTCGACCTGTACCAGGACACGCCCGAGGATCTTCTGACACCCGGGGACCTGGACCCGCTTGACACGGACTACGACCCGCCGGACCGCGAGCCTGTGGCGGCCAAACGCCTCTGGGAGGAAGGCGACCACGAGACGCTGGACGAGCGCTTGGCTGATGAGGAGCCAGAAGTGTGGGACATCGACGCGGAGTTGGTCGACACGAGGCGGACGGGTCGGCTCGAAGCCGTCGAATCCGGGCGGGTGGCCGATGTCTTCGCCCAGGACGACGGCCTGGACGGGCTAGGCGCCTCAGCCGAGGAGGCGGCAGTCCACTACGAGAGCTGA
- the rplJ gene encoding 50S ribosomal protein L10, giving the protein MARPDKVAAVEQIRQQVTESQAALLTEYRGLTVAELRELRGALRADATYAVVKNTLTKIALRDAGVEGVDEVLTGPTAIAYVHGDAVTAAKVLRDFARAHHALVVKGGIMDGAAMTAADVTRLADLDSREVTLAKLAGVVKASLVQAAYLFTASASKAVRTIDALREKQESAA; this is encoded by the coding sequence ATGGCGAGGCCGGACAAGGTCGCAGCAGTCGAGCAAATCCGCCAGCAAGTGACGGAGTCGCAAGCGGCGCTGCTGACGGAGTATCGCGGGCTGACCGTGGCGGAGCTGCGCGAGTTGCGCGGCGCCCTGCGGGCAGACGCCACCTACGCCGTGGTGAAGAACACGCTGACCAAGATCGCCTTGCGCGACGCTGGAGTCGAAGGGGTGGATGAGGTCCTGACCGGGCCGACCGCCATCGCCTATGTACACGGCGACGCGGTCACGGCGGCCAAGGTTCTGCGGGATTTCGCCAGGGCACACCACGCGCTGGTGGTCAAGGGCGGCATCATGGATGGCGCCGCGATGACCGCCGCTGACGTGACAAGACTCGCGGATCTCGACTCCCGCGAGGTCACGCTGGCCAAGCTGGCCGGCGTGGTCAAGGCGTCGCTTGTCCAAGCGGCGTATCTGTTCACCGCGTCCGCCAGCAAGGCGGTTCGCACCATCGACGCCCTGCGGGAAAAGCAGGAGTCAGCGGCCTGA
- the rplL gene encoding 50S ribosomal protein L7/L12, whose product MAKLTIDELIDQFKDLTLIELSEFVKKFEEVFDVTAAAPAAVAVAAAPSAAEAEPEEEQTEFDVVLDSFGEKKIQVIKEVRALTSLGLGEAKALVEAAPKPILEKVNKETADKAKAALEGAGATVTLK is encoded by the coding sequence ATGGCAAAGCTCACCATCGACGAGCTGATCGATCAATTCAAAGACCTGACGCTGATCGAACTCTCCGAGTTCGTCAAGAAGTTTGAAGAGGTCTTCGACGTGACCGCCGCCGCGCCGGCCGCCGTGGCCGTGGCGGCAGCGCCGAGCGCCGCCGAGGCGGAACCGGAAGAGGAGCAGACCGAATTCGACGTGGTCCTCGACTCCTTCGGCGAGAAGAAGATCCAGGTCATCAAGGAAGTCCGGGCTCTGACCTCACTGGGTCTGGGCGAGGCGAAGGCCCTGGTCGAAGCCGCTCCGAAGCCGATCCTGGAAAAGGTCAACAAGGAGACGGCGGACAAGGCAAAGGCCGCCCTTGAGGGCGCAGGCGCCACCGTCACGCTGAAGTAA